One Cryptomeria japonica chromosome 9, Sugi_1.0, whole genome shotgun sequence genomic window carries:
- the LOC131048293 gene encoding F-box/kelch-repeat protein At3g61590, translated as MEGTTSWASFTTRLKEIGKEVQVRHRDLRPEPIYHSLDFETHSDNEDCSNEETLLCIDSVLPDDLLERILSFLPIASVFRAGTVCKRWRSITLSEKFLWQCSKMPAQKPWYFMFTNSEDPSGFAFDPVLKKWYNFSLPCIGTSSWFVASSFGLVCFMDNANRNHVYVCNPITRNRLRLPEPPEPRVSDYSALAITVNKHTNTYIIVVARSKQVPHDYLQWNLSIDVYDSLDGVWNSSVSQVLNGWRGGDEAVICNGILYCLIYSTAMSGNSENRHGLIIYDTSNALLQVLPISMPCSLTCGRLMNLKERLVMVGGIGRVDRPDIIKGIGIWELDKVEWREISRMPHRFFQGFGEFDDVFSSSGTGDLIYIQSYGAPALLVFDMNQKSWRWSQKCPVTKRFPLQLFTGFCFEPRFEVAVSS; from the coding sequence ATGGAAGGGACTACATCATGGGCGAGTTTCACCACACGATTGAAAGAAATCGGTAAAGAAGTGCAAGTAAGACACCGAGATTTAAGACCGGAGCCTATATACCATTCTTTGGATTTTGAAACCCATTCAGACAACGAGGATTGCAGCAACGAGGAGACTCTGTTGTGTATTGATTCTGTTCTTCCGGATGATCTATTGGAAAGAATTCTTTCATTTTTGCCCATTGCAAGTGTTTTCCGAGCAGGAACAGTTTGTAAGAGATGGAGATCTATCACACTTTCGGAGAAGTTCCTGTGGCAGTGCTCCAAAATGCCTGCACAGAAACCTTGGTACTTCATGTTTACAAATTCAGAAGATCCCTCTGGGTTTGCATTTGATCCTGTATTGAAGAAATGGTATAATTTTAGTCTCCCATGCATAGGTACATCAAGTTGGTTTGTGGCATCATCATTTGGGTTGGTTTGTTTCATGGACAATGCCAACAGGAACCATGTCTATGTCTGCAATCCTATCACCAGGAACCGGCTGAGGCTGCCTGAGCCTCCAGAACCAAGAGTTTCAGACTATAGTGCTCTGGCCATTACTGTGAACAAGCATACTAATACATATATTATTGTCGTGGCAAGATCCAAGCAAGTTCCTCATGACTACTTGCAGTGGAATCTCTCAATTGATGTTTATGATTCATTGGATGGGGTATGGAATAGTTCTGTTAGTCAAGTGTTGAATGGATGGAGAGGTGGTGATGAAGCTGTGATTTGTAATGGAATTTTGTATTGCCTAATTTATTCCACTGCCATGTCGGGCAACTCAGAAAACAGACATGGACTGATAATTTATGACACTTCCAATGCCTTGTTACAAGTTTTGCCAATCTCCATGCCTTGCTCTCTTACATGTGGCCGCCTGATGAATCTCAAGGAGCGGTTAGTGATGGTGGGTGGTATTGGTAGGGTTGATAGGCCTGATATAATCAAAGGAATTGGCATTTGGGAGCTTGATAAGGTTGAATGGCGAGAGATTTCACGTATGCCTCACAGATTCTTCCAAGGGTTTGGAGAATTTGATGATGTTTTCTCCAGTAGTGGTACTGGTGATCTCATATACATTCAGAGCTATGGAGCACCCGCACTGCTTGTTTTTGATATGAATCAGAAATCTTGGCGATGGTCTCAAAAATGTCCTGTTACCAAGAGGTTCCCCCTTCAACTCTTCACTGGATTTTGCTTTGAACCAAGGTTCGAAGTTGCAGTCTCCAGTTGA